AATGTGTTTCTGTAAATTACAAATCAGATTAAAACTTTtaccacatacatgtacatacaatgTATCTCCTATATATGTGTTCTCACGTGTCTCTGCACATTTCTAAGATAACACTAAGACTTTTACCACCAACATCAAAATAATGAGATTTATCGACTGTATTTGTTCTCATGAGTCTCTGTACATTTTTGAAGTTACTAAAATCGTTATCTCCAACATCACAGTCATGAGATGTAACTcttgtatgtgttctcatgtgtctCTGCACATTTCTAAAATAACTAAAACTTTTATCTCCAACATCTTCGACATGAGGTTAATcacctgtatgtgttctcatgtgtctGTAAATTACACCGACGACTAAACTTTTAACCACATACGTCGAATGAATGAGGTTTATTACCTGTATGTATTCTCATGTGAATCTGTAAATAATGACGCCGACTAAAGCCCTTACCGCATACACCACAGTCATGAGGTTGATCAtatgtatgtgttctcatgtgagtCTTTAAATCCTTCAGCCGACTAAAACTACTCGACTGACTAAACTGTTTACCACATAAATCACAGGCATGAGGTTTTTcacctgtatgtgttctcatgtgtgtCTGTAAATTACCAAGACGACTAAACCCactaccacatacatcacattcacaaggtacatgtatatcaccGGTATGTGTTCTTTTGTGATTCTTCAAACTACAAGGCTGACTAAACCCTTTACCACAAACATCACAGTCATGATGTTTATCGTCCGTATGTGTTCTCATATGATTCTTTAAATTATCCAGCCGACCAAACCCTTTTCCACACACATCACAGCCATAAAGTTTATCGCCCACATGTTTTTTCAGGTGATCTTTTAAATTATCCAGCCGACTAAATTCTTTACCACAGACATCACAGATATATGGTTTATCACCTGTATGGGTTCTCTTGTGATTCTTCAAACTACCCGACTGACTAAAGCCtctaccacatacatcacacaCATAAGGTGTATCCCCTGTGTGTGTTCGCATGTGAGTCTTTAAACCACCGAGCCGACTACAGCCTTTACCACATACTTTACATACATGCAATGTATCACCTGTATGTGTGAGCATGTGAATGTTTAAACTACAAGGCTTACTGAACTCTTTACTGCATACATCACAGGCATGAGTTTTGTTTCTATTTGTTCTCAAATGAGTCTTTAAATTATCCAGCCGACTAAAGCCTTTCCCGCATACACCACAGTTGTGAGGTTGGTcacctgtatgtgttctcatgtgagtCTTCAAATCATCCAGCTGACTAAAGCTTTTACAACATACTTTACAGCCATAAGGTTTGTTCCTATGTGTTCTCATATGAGTCTTTAAATTACCCAGCCGACTAAAGCCCTTCCCGCATACACCACAGGTGTGAGGTTTACCACCTGTATGTATTCTCATGTGTTTCATTAAACTGCCCGACTGACTGAAGCCTTTACAACATACCTCACAGACATGAGGTTTGTCATGTGTATCATCTGTTTGTGTTGTCATACCTTTTGTTGTTAATTACTGGTTTAACTAAACCTTCAACTAATCTAAAACTGGAGTTGTGTGTCTCTTCAGATAACTGTAAAAAGAgcataaatataacaaaaataagtttacgccataaatataacaaaaataagtttacgccatatatataacaaaagttAAGTTTAATCACCAGACGAATACGTTTTGTCATGTGTCCCTTCAGTTAACTTTCTTGACTTAAATCGATTGCTCAAACATCACATATACGACATTTTTCATCAGTCTGTTTTCTAAAAAGGGCTTTTATAACGTCTCTTTAAGGCACCACCTCGACACATTATCTGGCAAATGTATGAGGTTTATCACCAGCCAGTGgtgaaaataaattgtcaacaaaaataatctaaaaatgttgttttggggCATTTTGTAAGTTGAAACAGAGGTTATATGACATTGAAGATTAAAAGTTGTAGAATGCCTTCTgatcaatttttaaagtatttttcaacGCAGGtcattgaaaatgtattttttcgatgtaaacaaaataaaagacttATTGTATTGAAATGTGGATTCTTTCTTGGTTACACTtctattaaaaattcaaatgactaaaatagaCATATTGATTGATGGGGgataaactaataaacaatggtttgttataattaaaagttttaaaatttaaaactgtttgaagCCAATTcctgataataaaaaaagtgacctaaaataaatctgaattgttgattaattacaGATGATAATGGGAAATTTATAAAGTAGGCCTTACTTGAATACCTTttacatattcatatttatattcatctTTTTAAAGATCTTGTTAATCCATTAAccatttatctttcagatataattGACAAGATCactttatgtaatgtagatcaaaagttataagcaataaataaatctatcataTCCTTATATACATCTAaaaatttatttgtgtattcaattatgaggtcaaatatttgtatattaagaTGTATATTGCATGGTCTATAATTATGTAAGACCGAGGTTGATAAGTAAGTGGTCAATTTAATTGACAGTTTAGGAGGTGAGCTATTGTAATTAAAAGACTACTTTGTCTCTgattgtttagtgataatggCAGTTGTCAATGACTAGTATTGTATCAATACTCAACTGCctataaatcaaaatgtttttttaaaaaaaagcctgCACATCAACACACCTTAATGACATACACATTCTTGAATTAACTGCTCCAATAATATACCATTTTTTCAGTTTATAGAGTGAGTGAGAGAAGGTTTATATGTGTAGTATGTGCACATAAATGAGGTCTATAGGAACTATATTTCAGTGTAAATACATTTAGTTACAGTAGCTAACATGCCGTGTTAGGGAGGCCGATGCCTTAGTAGagatttagaacaagttctaatctttccaaaaacaTCAACAATTGTGTTTTAAAGAAATACGGTGTTGTTTCTCAATAATGTGCTGTTGTACAATACTCTGACATTGTACAATACTTGGCAATTGCAGCCTTTATTTGGTATTATTCAAGCTCCCAATAAAACCAAAGCGCTGTAagcactgtaggcagttaacAAAAAACCAAGGCAAACAGAATACTGAAAACTGGCAATGttgctacatttttttttaagatttaaaagaaccaGTGATATTGACTAcaattatgttaatttaaatgatgcatatgatttaaaattatgcaacaacaataaccCTCAATAgcagacagacatagaaagGATCtcatgagtttcaaattaatcaatggaTTTGGGAATCCAGAGCAACCATTCAATCTGATACCCCTTCAAGTCAAGATAAATATACGCATGCGACCAAAACAAACCGACTTGTGATTTGTAGCAAGGACTATATTAAATGTTAAGTAAACGACCTCCATTTCTTTAGTGAAGTAcattatcaaatatcagtttcataacggtgACATATGAGAAAACTCCACTTTTAGTTCTTATATGACAGAAATAAATTTATCGATCGGAATTAAGAGAACTCTCGCATGCTATCACAAGAGTGCACacctgaaatgtctcgccttctttacttatcgttgatattatgttgatagtcctaagaattaagctttatcaaaaactgtcacataaacttaatattaaccaagataactaaacaaagacaactgaaccatgaaaatgaggtcaaggtcagatgaaccatgccaggcagacatgtacagctaacaatgcttccatacaataaatatagttgacctattacttataataatagaccaaaacacaaaaccttAACACTGAGAAATGAACCATGGAAATGAAGTTGAGGTCAAATTAAACCTGCACGACTGACATacagatcataaaatatttccatgcaccaaatatagttgatctatggcatataatattagataaaaagaccaaaactcaaaaacttacctttgaccactcaaccatgaaaatgaggtcaaggtcagatgacacctgccagttggacatgtacaccttacagtccttccataaccgaatatactagcccaaTTGCTTATAGTaactgagatatggacttgaccaccaaaacctaaccttgttcactgatccatgaaatgaggtcgaggtcaagtgaaaactatctggcgggcatgaggaccttgcaaggtacgcacataccaaatataattatcataaaattattacttataataagagagaattcaatattacaaaaaatctgaactttttttaagtggtcactgaaccatgaaaatgaggtaagggacatttgacatgtgactg
The nucleotide sequence above comes from Mytilus trossulus isolate FHL-02 chromosome 5, PNRI_Mtr1.1.1.hap1, whole genome shotgun sequence. Encoded proteins:
- the LOC134717822 gene encoding zinc finger protein 235-like; this encodes MTTQTDDTHDKPHVCEVCCKGFSQSGSLMKHMRIHTGGKPHTCGVCGKGFSRLGNLKTHMRTHRNKPYGCKVCCKSFSQLDDLKTHMRTHTGDQPHNCGVCGKGFSRLDNLKTHLRTNRNKTHACDVCSKEFSKPCSLNIHMLTHTGDTLHVCKVCGKGCSRLGGLKTHMRTHTGDTPYVCDVCGRGFSQSGSLKNHKRTHTGDKPYICDVCGKEFSRLDNLKDHLKKHVGDKLYGCDVCGKGFGRLDNLKNHMRTHTDDKHHDCDVCGKGFSQPCSLKNHKRTHTGDIHVPCECDVCGSGFSRLGNLQTHMRTHTGEKPHACDLCGKQFSQSSSFSRLKDLKTHMRTHTYDQPHDCGVCGKGFSRRHYLQIHMRIHTGNKPHSFDVCG